The following DNA comes from Candidatus Woesearchaeota archaeon.
GAAACTGAGCACCCAGTTGATGGGAAAGACTGTAGTAAGTAAGACTGGCAAGAAATTCGGGGAAGTCGGCGACATCATATTTGAAACAAAATCAGGCGAACTGATACACATTGTTCTTAAAAATCCAACAATCTACACAGAAAAAATGGACCTTGAGAGAGACAAGGACGGAAACATCTTAATCCCTTTCAGCGCAGTCATTGCAACAGGCGACTATCTTGTTGTTTCTGAAGAGGACATTGTATAAATTATTCTGAATTTGCTTTTCTGTTTTTTCTTATTATTCTTAATTATATTGTTTCTTGGGATTATGCTCTGCAGACGAGAATAAATTAAAGGCACTGCTGCGTCTCTATCCGAGATGCATTTTCAGAAAAGCTTTTTTATGTAGCTTGAAAGAAGCCCAATTATTATCGCAAAGAGGAATACTGAATTTATGATTTTCCATACTTTTACTGCTTTCTTCTTGTCCCTTATGTTGCTTTCAAGCGCAACAAGGAGCATTTTTGAGCCGTCTGTTATGAATATGGGAAGCAGGTTTGAGAGCCCAACGAAGAAATTAAGTGTGAATATCCACTTGAAAAGCCCTTTTATCCAGTAGAAAAGCCCTGAAAACCATCTGTATTCCTGCTTTACAACCCGCACATTCCTTATGTTCTCGATTCCTATGTATGCCCTCGTATTGTCTGCAGGGCTTTTTA
Coding sequences within:
- a CDS encoding PRC-barrel domain-containing protein; amino-acid sequence: MAGEEKKLSTQLMGKTVVSKTGKKFGEVGDIIFETKSGELIHIVLKNPTIYTEKMDLERDKDGNILIPFSAVIATGDYLVVSEEDIV